In the genome of Ignavibacteriales bacterium, one region contains:
- a CDS encoding T9SS type A sorting domain-containing protein, with amino-acid sequence MNRLAHFVLKGFYSLAFVVIVFLFVSAQTVKAQDSFMGYDYVSGTYPLPWTTTQTTFNPGSAREIIYTMSGGALFTATVCGTSNINGYQINATAAFIEMQLTANSSSSTITEIAFTGSTNNNTNPGDAGVVFSDQYPFSETSVIGASAVPFPNATSSWIVLNPTIPAGAKSMRIYRRIYYNALTSTISTSSGTDFVQYGSGTTIRLASLAVTLSVSGTPPTLTTTAVTDITQTTATSGGNVTDQGTAPVTLRGVCWSTVENPTIADSKTEDGSGTGTFVSSITGLASGITYYVRAYATNTFGTSYGNQEMFSTLAGVAGIVLSSDNPAVPPGDITTGSLKIPIYKFNLAVTVAGTQLNQVNFTTQGTYTSADIARLQLWFNTEDNISAATQIGADITAGLGGTSNLSFTSLTQDINANETVYLWITADVLETAAVGNNISVDAIITDDLTFSSGNKSGTAFNGGLQTIIAAGNPDVYFRTKTNGDWNALPTWETSVDSVIWEDAEVTPTLAGKYIHIRPTHTVTVTDTVTVDQVIVDEGATIVVNGSPIVFTIADGPDDIDMLVNGLLKSTGTANASPGPHTVNANGVLQFGSTGVYEHEQNAGAIPISVWGNGSTAKITGSTNTAPANRNQDYFNLIFDTPALTANLNMGFNNNTVSGDITIVNTNTGRWQLCGPSVDSSATLTILGNVNHLSGNFSTQGTGNGNTTIVINHYGNISAVNGNFSIARGSQAGTGTTRWLMHNGNISFSNLTTQNSNATGARFVFTGTTVQQMTLSSVTFGGGGCPVEVDTDATLDVGTSVFAGSGAFTVSANGTLLCGNGGGLDSTLKTTGVVTLSSEANYGFNGAEGQITGIRLPLSVSSLIINNSNGVTLSNATSCSTLNLTDGKLNTSAVNMLTVSGTSTSSISGGSGTAYVNGPLALTLPQSLATGSVYNFPIGKGSYKPLALVDAVTNASGSVVVSSEVSDENAGGTPGTGLTSLNTNRYWSAQILTGLTEFVSTKVRLTEDGLTTTMGIGKSSTLTGAYDLISSAEPTGGTITSDDITGLSYFVIGETGSSSTFQLSVSVMDGWNMVSAPGLHPVDQNVNTWWQFRNPLADVYKWTGSYSSVTTTTPSEGYWMLHSGAVTYNTGEEWPAGGIQLVTHNPIVVNTGWNLIGGYDQSVPVVNLTTTPPGLIVPNTVYGWNGSYSNPANIEPGYAYWVLLNGSGVINIPTALDKPVVSTNQDNKADWGKLIFTDASGKQFTLYVVNSKASTDKVNIDLNHYLLPPPPPAGCFDIRYVSQRLAEDFSIGEQKIDMSGIQYPVTIKLEKADLKIQDETGRLINSVLKADESIVIQNALIGKLIVSAVEVPENYMLDQNYPNPFNPTTTIKFGVPTAGEVVVKIYDILGQEVKLLFAGQVEAGNYSIHWDGVNNFGQQLSSGTYIYQMTAGDFVQTKKMILLK; translated from the coding sequence ATGAACCGATTAGCACATTTTGTTCTTAAGGGTTTTTATTCTCTTGCGTTCGTGGTGATCGTCTTTCTTTTTGTATCAGCTCAAACTGTGAAAGCCCAGGATTCTTTTATGGGCTACGATTATGTTTCAGGTACTTATCCACTTCCGTGGACTACAACACAAACAACTTTTAATCCCGGTTCAGCCAGGGAGATAATTTACACTATGTCAGGGGGTGCACTTTTTACTGCAACAGTTTGCGGTACTTCCAATATTAATGGATACCAGATAAATGCAACCGCTGCTTTTATTGAGATGCAACTAACAGCTAATAGCTCAAGTTCAACAATTACAGAAATTGCTTTCACAGGAAGTACAAATAATAATACTAATCCCGGAGATGCAGGTGTTGTATTTTCTGATCAATATCCTTTTAGTGAGACAAGTGTAATTGGAGCATCTGCTGTTCCATTTCCGAATGCAACTAGTTCATGGATTGTACTTAATCCAACTATTCCTGCCGGTGCTAAGTCAATGAGAATTTACCGAAGGATTTATTATAATGCTTTAACCTCCACAATAAGCACCAGTTCCGGTACTGACTTTGTACAATATGGTTCCGGCACAACAATAAGGTTAGCTTCTTTGGCAGTTACACTTTCTGTTTCTGGAACCCCGCCAACTTTAACTACAACCGCAGTAACTGATATAACTCAAACAACCGCAACAAGCGGCGGCAATGTTACTGATCAGGGAACAGCACCTGTAACATTACGAGGTGTTTGCTGGAGTACGGTTGAGAATCCCACAATTGCGGACAGTAAAACTGAAGATGGCAGCGGTACCGGTACATTCGTCAGTTCTATTACAGGTTTGGCTTCAGGAATAACTTATTATGTGCGTGCTTATGCAACTAACACATTTGGTACAAGCTATGGAAACCAGGAGATGTTCAGCACTTTAGCTGGTGTTGCCGGTATTGTGTTATCATCGGATAATCCTGCAGTCCCACCTGGCGATATCACAACAGGGTCTTTAAAAATTCCTATTTATAAGTTCAACCTGGCTGTAACAGTAGCAGGTACACAATTAAATCAGGTGAACTTTACAACACAAGGCACCTACACTTCCGCAGATATTGCCAGGCTGCAGTTGTGGTTTAATACAGAAGATAATATTTCAGCCGCAACTCAAATAGGTGCAGATATCACTGCCGGGTTAGGAGGAACAAGTAATCTTTCATTCACCTCATTAACCCAGGACATTAACGCTAACGAAACAGTATATCTATGGATTACCGCAGATGTGCTTGAGACTGCTGCTGTTGGAAATAATATTAGTGTTGATGCAATAATTACGGACGACTTGACATTTTCTTCTGGAAATAAATCAGGTACGGCATTTAACGGTGGATTGCAGACGATAATAGCTGCGGGTAATCCGGATGTTTATTTTAGAACCAAAACAAATGGTGACTGGAATGCATTGCCAACCTGGGAAACATCAGTTGATAGTGTTATTTGGGAGGATGCCGAAGTAACACCAACACTTGCAGGCAAATATATTCATATCAGACCAACACATACTGTTACTGTCACCGATACCGTAACTGTTGATCAGGTAATTGTTGATGAAGGTGCTACAATAGTAGTAAATGGTTCTCCCATAGTATTCACAATTGCTGATGGACCTGATGATATTGATATGTTGGTTAATGGATTGTTAAAATCCACTGGTACAGCAAATGCTTCACCGGGACCACATACAGTTAACGCAAACGGGGTTCTGCAATTCGGAAGTACCGGAGTTTATGAGCATGAACAGAATGCAGGCGCTATTCCAATCTCTGTCTGGGGAAATGGTTCAACTGCGAAAATCACAGGGTCAACCAATACTGCACCTGCAAACCGAAATCAGGATTATTTTAACCTAATATTTGATACCCCAGCACTCACTGCCAATCTGAATATGGGATTTAATAATAATACTGTAAGCGGAGACATTACAATTGTAAATACCAATACAGGAAGATGGCAGTTGTGTGGACCATCTGTAGATTCAAGCGCAACACTAACAATATTGGGTAATGTAAATCACTTAAGCGGTAATTTTTCTACACAAGGTACAGGTAACGGTAACACGACAATAGTTATTAATCATTATGGAAATATTTCCGCAGTAAACGGGAATTTCTCAATAGCTCGCGGTTCACAGGCTGGTACAGGTACAACCAGGTGGCTAATGCACAATGGTAATATTTCTTTTTCAAATCTTACGACTCAGAATTCAAACGCCACTGGTGCACGATTTGTATTTACCGGAACCACTGTACAGCAGATGACACTATCGTCTGTAACTTTCGGTGGCGGCGGTTGCCCCGTTGAAGTTGATACTGATGCAACTTTAGATGTTGGAACGAGTGTATTTGCGGGCAGCGGTGCATTTACAGTTAGTGCTAACGGTACGCTGTTATGTGGTAACGGTGGTGGTCTTGATAGCACACTAAAAACCACAGGCGTTGTAACATTAAGTTCAGAAGCTAATTATGGTTTCAATGGCGCTGAAGGACAAATCACCGGCATACGTTTACCCTTAAGTGTCAGTTCATTGATTATTAATAATAGTAATGGTGTTACTTTAAGTAATGCAACATCCTGCAGTACATTAAATCTAACAGATGGAAAACTGAATACTTCTGCTGTTAATATGTTAACTGTTTCAGGTACATCAACTTCTTCAATAAGTGGAGGAAGTGGAACAGCTTATGTTAATGGTCCGCTGGCATTGACATTACCTCAATCGTTGGCAACCGGTTCAGTTTATAATTTCCCGATTGGAAAAGGAAGTTATAAACCTCTGGCACTGGTTGATGCAGTCACAAATGCATCCGGATCAGTTGTTGTTTCATCTGAAGTATCTGATGAAAATGCTGGAGGTACACCAGGCACCGGTTTGACATCATTAAATACAAACCGTTATTGGTCAGCCCAAATCCTTACGGGCTTAACCGAATTTGTTTCGACAAAAGTAAGACTGACCGAAGATGGATTAACAACTACAATGGGTATTGGAAAATCATCAACTTTGACCGGGGCTTATGATTTAATAAGCAGTGCAGAACCAACCGGTGGAACAATTACATCAGATGATATAACAGGTCTTAGCTATTTTGTCATTGGTGAGACCGGATCTTCAAGTACCTTCCAGCTTTCAGTTTCAGTTATGGATGGATGGAATATGGTTTCTGCTCCTGGTTTACATCCTGTTGATCAGAATGTAAATACCTGGTGGCAATTCAGAAATCCATTAGCCGATGTTTACAAATGGACTGGTTCTTATTCATCTGTTACAACTACAACACCCAGTGAAGGTTACTGGATGCTGCATTCAGGTGCTGTAACTTATAATACCGGTGAAGAGTGGCCGGCCGGCGGAATACAATTAGTAACGCATAATCCAATTGTAGTTAATACAGGTTGGAATTTAATAGGTGGTTATGATCAAAGTGTGCCTGTTGTTAATTTAACAACCACACCTCCGGGACTAATCGTACCAAACACCGTCTATGGTTGGAACGGATCATACTCCAATCCTGCCAACATTGAACCTGGCTACGCATACTGGGTATTGCTGAATGGAAGTGGTGTAATAAATATACCAACCGCATTAGATAAACCGGTAGTGTCAACAAATCAAGATAATAAAGCTGACTGGGGAAAATTAATATTTACAGATGCTTCAGGAAAACAATTTACTCTTTATGTTGTTAACAGTAAGGCATCAACTGATAAGGTAAATATTGACTTGAATCATTATCTGCTTCCTCCACCTCCACCGGCAGGTTGCTTTGATATAAGATATGTCAGTCAGCGTTTGGCTGAAGATTTCAGCATCGGTGAACAGAAGATTGACATGAGTGGAATTCAATATCCTGTAACTATTAAACTGGAAAAAGCAGATTTAAAAATTCAGGATGAAACAGGAAGATTAATTAATTCTGTACTCAAAGCTGACGAATCAATAGTAATTCAAAATGCTTTGATTGGTAAATTGATAGTCTCAGCTGTCGAAGTACCAGAGAACTATATGTTAGATCAAAATTATCCAAATCCTTTCAACCCAACAACCACAATTAAATTCGGAGTACCAACAGCCGGTGAAGTTGTAGTTAAGATTTACGATATACTCGGACAAGAAGTTAAACTTTTGTTTGCGGGTCAGGTTGAAGCAGGAAATTATTCAATTCACTGGGATGGTGTGAACAATTTCGGACAACAACTCAGTTCCGGAACTTACATATACCAGATGACTGCGGGAGATTTTGTTCAAACTAAAAAAATGATACTCCTCAAGTAA
- a CDS encoding carbohydrate-binding protein, translating to MKFFTSFLFCILITSVSIKPQNASATWPLTSATTTAVTVSGDVAGQPESFGGMTINNYTGPNSSQRVTTSDGNWPAESQQNENRYIQFAVSPAPGYNFTVGNISMNLGAAGGSNMRANIWYSTDAAFNNPVQLNSSVLVLPNGSFIAPAPDYSINETVNDGGTFYLRIYPWYTTSSSGKYVCPQDVVISGTSLSSSAIFTSVNSLVLQPTVANNFSPSISYFVNGTNLSESVVVKAPDYFKVSTDNSAFSDSLVLSLSGGSLPSTEIYVRFEPLIPSGTVSGILTHTSGDVSSNFLVSGIALIGEPTISSNVSFGLVTGNSITVNFSGGNGSDRLVVVKSGSAVNWQPSDGIIVSGINSNYQSAADQGSGNKVVYSGMGSQVTVTGLAGSTDYYFAVYEFNVGTNNSHNYLTSSSGTGSQTTAAAPTILVSPTSVSFGNVTVNTISLEKNYSVSANTLTPLSGVITITAPAGFEISTTSGSGFSSFLELPYTGGTLNNTTIYVRFLPTSVSSYGGNISNAGADAVTKNVAVTGNGIAPGDPNVFEAEDGLLFGSFVRSQYTGYSGSGYVDLADRDGSNLEFIFRRDTAATNLITVYYANGGSSRSLSVRLNDVVISSLSFTGTGSWTNWSSVTISVPLVAGINRLKFASTTNGSNPNIDRIMVAGSDAFPMYKLSLLKSGSGTVSASPLETYYDAGAQITVSAFPSVGNTFFRWGGTENNFTNPAVLTMNSHKTVVGIMMDTTGLTAFPLQMSPEGFASMNALGNPEGTTGGSGSEANYVFITSATDFVDLMYSRVDADHTGNLPPLTVYIVGTLFRDSGVSEMIDIKDAYDISVIGVGNDASFSGVGLKISRSSNIIVRNIFFVNAPDDGISIQADDTESTGHHIWIDHCSFTNNYDAAIDVTHTASYVTVSWNHIYNNNRASLMGHSDSQTSDSAMKVTYHHNFFDQTIQRHPRIRFGKAHVYNNYYLSATNTIYGVSSNLGAQAMVEGNYFVNNPIPTETSRDGSPPGYVVERDNIFINCGTPGTGGTVFEPSGYYPYSLDPAANVPALLTSYSGSGVYDFSLRDSIPSPVIPAAPVSLDAQVVNSSEVILSFTPNGLNENVILVWNNTGIFTTPSGLPPSIGGSLAGGTLLYNGTTSPQMHIGLIPATTYFYKAFSFNGSNYSSGLSDSATTAASSTFQLSVSVQNGWNMVSVPGLHPVNQNVNTWWSGRNPLADVYKWTNTYEAVTNTEPSEGYWMLHTGDQTYNTGDEWPAGGIQFVSHDPIAVTQGWNMIGGYENSAPVSGLTTTPPGLIVTNTVYGWNGTYFSPTNLEPGFGYWVLLSGPGVINPPTFSANAKEQSQDDKNNWGRIIITDANGRSITLFSVNGEADLEHYQMPPLPPAGSFDVRFSSNRKAENLKEGNQTILLSALEYPVTIKVENASIKLQDETGKLLNTRINKDESFTIHNRAVTKLLVGEDIIPDQYILGQNYPNPFNPATTIEFSIPENTLNVTLIIYDALGQKVSVLVNQSLGPGFYKYKWDADDYASGLYVYELKTESATGGFRSTKKMLFLK from the coding sequence ATGAAATTCTTTACCAGTTTTCTGTTCTGTATTCTGATTACTTCAGTATCAATTAAGCCACAAAATGCTTCCGCAACATGGCCGCTTACCAGTGCAACAACCACTGCTGTTACAGTCAGTGGAGATGTAGCAGGTCAACCGGAGTCATTTGGTGGAATGACAATAAATAATTACACAGGACCCAACAGCAGTCAACGTGTTACAACTTCAGATGGAAACTGGCCCGCAGAATCACAGCAGAATGAAAACCGTTATATTCAATTTGCTGTATCTCCTGCACCGGGCTACAATTTTACAGTTGGTAATATTTCAATGAATCTTGGTGCTGCGGGCGGAAGTAATATGCGTGCAAACATCTGGTATTCAACAGATGCAGCATTTAACAATCCGGTTCAATTGAACAGCAGTGTTCTGGTTTTACCGAATGGCAGTTTTATTGCGCCTGCACCGGATTACTCAATCAATGAAACTGTGAATGATGGAGGAACATTTTATTTAAGGATTTATCCATGGTATACGACTTCTTCATCAGGTAAATATGTATGTCCGCAAGACGTAGTGATTTCCGGTACATCGTTATCATCATCGGCAATTTTCACTTCTGTTAATTCACTTGTTCTTCAACCAACAGTTGCAAATAATTTTTCTCCATCGATTAGCTACTTTGTAAATGGTACCAATCTTTCTGAAAGTGTAGTTGTTAAAGCTCCGGACTATTTCAAAGTAAGTACAGATAACTCAGCTTTTTCAGATAGTCTTGTTTTATCTTTATCAGGAGGTTCTCTTCCCTCCACTGAAATTTATGTAAGATTTGAACCCCTAATACCTTCAGGAACTGTAAGCGGAATTTTGACTCATACAAGCGGTGATGTATCATCTAACTTTTTAGTCAGCGGAATTGCTCTTATTGGTGAACCAACAATTTCTTCAAATGTCAGTTTCGGTTTGGTCACAGGAAATTCAATCACAGTCAACTTTTCCGGAGGAAACGGATCAGATAGATTAGTTGTTGTAAAATCGGGAAGTGCCGTAAACTGGCAGCCGAGTGACGGCATAATCGTAAGTGGTATAAACAGTAACTATCAATCAGCAGCAGATCAGGGAAGTGGCAATAAAGTGGTTTATAGTGGAATGGGTTCACAGGTCACTGTAACCGGTTTGGCAGGCAGTACCGATTATTATTTTGCAGTTTATGAATTCAATGTAGGGACGAATAATTCGCATAACTATTTGACATCATCATCAGGTACAGGAAGTCAAACCACAGCCGCTGCACCAACGATTTTAGTTTCACCCACTTCTGTATCATTTGGAAATGTTACAGTCAACACAATTTCTCTTGAAAAAAATTATTCAGTATCCGCGAATACTTTAACACCTCTCAGTGGAGTAATTACAATCACGGCACCGGCAGGATTCGAAATTTCTACAACAAGTGGAAGCGGATTCAGTTCATTTCTGGAATTACCTTATACAGGTGGTACGCTAAACAACACAACAATTTATGTAAGATTTTTACCAACATCAGTTTCATCATACGGCGGAAATATTTCTAATGCGGGTGCCGATGCGGTAACAAAAAATGTAGCGGTTACAGGTAATGGTATTGCACCGGGAGATCCAAATGTTTTTGAAGCTGAGGACGGCTTACTTTTCGGTTCGTTCGTTCGTTCGCAATATACGGGTTACAGCGGTTCTGGTTATGTAGATCTGGCTGACAGGGATGGCAGCAATCTTGAATTTATCTTCCGGCGTGATACAGCAGCTACAAATTTAATAACTGTGTACTACGCTAACGGTGGCAGCAGCCGGAGTCTTTCAGTCAGGTTAAATGATGTAGTAATTTCATCGCTGTCCTTTACGGGGACTGGAAGTTGGACAAACTGGTCTTCAGTTACAATTTCAGTTCCGCTTGTAGCCGGTATCAACAGGTTAAAATTTGCATCTACAACAAATGGCTCCAATCCTAACATTGACAGAATAATGGTCGCCGGATCAGATGCGTTTCCTATGTACAAATTATCTCTGTTGAAAAGCGGATCCGGAACTGTCTCTGCTTCACCACTTGAAACTTACTATGATGCTGGTGCTCAGATAACAGTTTCTGCATTCCCCTCTGTCGGCAATACTTTTTTCAGATGGGGAGGGACTGAAAATAATTTTACTAATCCCGCAGTACTTACAATGAATTCTCATAAAACCGTTGTCGGTATAATGATGGATACAACAGGGCTAACTGCCTTCCCATTACAAATGTCTCCCGAAGGATTTGCATCAATGAATGCTCTTGGAAATCCTGAGGGAACAACAGGTGGTTCAGGATCTGAAGCAAACTACGTCTTTATAACATCAGCAACTGATTTTGTTGATCTGATGTACAGCCGGGTGGATGCAGATCATACAGGTAATTTACCTCCGCTAACCGTTTACATAGTAGGAACATTATTCAGGGACAGCGGTGTAAGTGAAATGATTGATATCAAGGATGCATATGATATCTCAGTCATAGGAGTTGGTAATGATGCATCATTTTCAGGAGTCGGCCTGAAAATTTCGAGAAGTTCAAACATAATTGTAAGAAACATTTTTTTTGTAAACGCTCCGGATGATGGAATTTCCATTCAGGCTGATGATACTGAATCAACGGGTCATCATATCTGGATTGATCATTGTTCATTTACGAATAATTATGATGCTGCTATCGATGTTACACATACAGCTTCTTATGTTACAGTATCATGGAATCATATCTACAACAATAACAGAGCAAGTTTGATGGGACATTCAGATAGCCAGACTTCTGACTCTGCTATGAAAGTTACATATCATCACAATTTTTTTGATCAAACAATTCAACGTCATCCACGCATCCGTTTTGGTAAAGCTCACGTTTACAACAATTATTACTTAAGTGCGACAAATACTATTTATGGGGTATCATCAAATCTGGGTGCTCAGGCAATGGTAGAAGGAAATTATTTTGTTAATAACCCGATACCAACAGAAACTTCACGTGACGGAAGCCCTCCAGGATATGTTGTTGAACGAGATAATATTTTTATCAATTGTGGTACACCGGGGACAGGCGGAACTGTTTTTGAACCATCTGGATATTATCCGTACTCATTAGATCCTGCAGCAAATGTTCCGGCTTTGTTAACAAGTTATTCCGGAAGCGGGGTATATGATTTCAGTTTAAGAGATTCTATTCCATCACCGGTAATACCCGCAGCACCTGTTTCGTTAGATGCGCAGGTAGTAAACTCATCCGAGGTTATACTGAGTTTTACTCCTAACGGATTAAATGAAAATGTCATTTTAGTATGGAATAATACTGGTATATTCACTACTCCATCCGGTTTGCCTCCATCCATCGGAGGTTCTTTGGCTGGTGGAACATTGCTTTACAATGGAACAACATCTCCTCAGATGCACATAGGCTTAATTCCGGCAACTACATATTTTTATAAAGCATTTTCTTTTAATGGAAGCAATTATTCTTCAGGCTTATCAGACAGCGCGACAACGGCTGCATCTTCAACTTTTCAATTATCTGTTTCCGTCCAGAATGGCTGGAATATGGTTTCCGTTCCCGGATTGCATCCTGTTAATCAAAATGTAAACACATGGTGGTCAGGAAGAAATCCGCTTGCTGACGTTTACAAATGGACCAATACTTATGAAGCAGTTACGAATACTGAACCTTCAGAAGGCTACTGGATGTTACACACGGGAGATCAGACTTATAACACAGGTGATGAGTGGCCCGCAGGAGGAATTCAATTTGTAAGTCACGATCCAATAGCTGTAACTCAGGGTTGGAATATGATTGGTGGTTATGAAAACAGTGCTCCGGTATCGGGACTTACAACAACGCCACCGGGATTAATTGTCACCAACACAGTTTATGGTTGGAATGGTACATACTTTAGTCCTACAAATTTAGAACCGGGATTTGGATATTGGGTTTTGTTAAGCGGACCCGGTGTGATTAATCCTCCAACATTTTCTGCCAATGCAAAAGAACAATCACAAGATGACAAAAATAATTGGGGCAGAATTATAATTACAGATGCAAACGGAAGAAGTATCACTCTCTTTTCAGTAAATGGAGAAGCAGATCTTGAGCATTACCAGATGCCGCCATTACCTCCCGCAGGTTCATTTGATGTCAGGTTCAGTAGTAACAGGAAGGCTGAAAATCTGAAGGAAGGTAACCAGACAATTTTACTTAGTGCTTTAGAATATCCGGTTACTATTAAAGTTGAAAATGCTTCTATAAAACTTCAGGATGAAACCGGAAAGCTATTGAATACCAGAATTAATAAAGATGAATCATTTACAATTCATAACAGGGCAGTAACAAAACTATTAGTTGGTGAGGATATAATTCCTGATCAGTACATATTGGGACAGAATTACCCGAACCCATTTAACCCGGCTACCACAATTGAGTTTTCAATTCCTGAAAACACGTTGAATGTTACTTTGATAATTTACGACGCGCTGGGTCAAAAAGTTTCTGTACTTGTAAATCAAAGTCTTGGACCAGGATTTTACAAATACAAATGGGATGCTGATGATTATGCAAGCGGATTATATGTCTATGAACTTAAAACAGAATCAGCTACAGGTGGTTTCAGATCTACAAAGAAAATGCTGTTTTTAAAATAG
- a CDS encoding PorV/PorQ family protein, producing the protein MKLIKNLSLLVILLFIIPQKSYSQVDLKKTAQSTMNFLLVGTSSRAASLGDAFTVIGKGSESIFYNPAGLTSMKNEFDISLNYTGWIADINYLSGSASWNSGNLGVFGFHLLVVDYGTINGTSLLSEDQTNNSLGYIDNGVVSNVSAYSLGLSYAKSISNAFSLGGTIKLTGQNLGENLYTSGVQKNNASKIAFDAGVKYQTQFNDFVFGMSIRNFATNIKREEIEEQLPLLFSLGAAINVMKVISPEIAPENSIILATDFLHQNNYSERVNIGIEYTYMNMVSLRGGYQTNRDLASWSGGIGLHTSLSGYDVSVSYSYSSFEVFNSVNRLSVSFSF; encoded by the coding sequence ATGAAATTAATCAAAAATCTATCACTGTTGGTGATCCTGCTTTTTATTATACCACAAAAAAGTTATTCACAAGTTGATTTAAAAAAGACTGCCCAAAGCACAATGAATTTTCTTTTAGTTGGCACAAGTTCAAGGGCAGCATCATTGGGCGATGCATTTACAGTAATTGGTAAAGGGTCTGAAAGTATTTTTTATAATCCGGCAGGGCTTACATCAATGAAAAATGAATTTGACATAAGCTTAAACTACACCGGATGGATTGCTGACATCAATTATTTAAGCGGCTCTGCATCTTGGAATTCAGGCAACCTTGGAGTATTCGGATTTCATCTTCTCGTGGTTGATTATGGAACAATAAATGGAACCAGTCTCCTCAGTGAAGACCAAACAAATAATTCATTAGGATATATTGACAATGGTGTTGTTTCTAATGTAAGTGCTTATTCATTAGGATTATCCTATGCTAAAAGTATTTCGAATGCCTTTTCTTTAGGGGGTACCATAAAATTAACCGGCCAGAACCTTGGTGAAAATCTTTATACATCCGGTGTTCAAAAAAATAATGCATCCAAAATTGCGTTTGATGCGGGTGTTAAATACCAAACTCAATTCAATGATTTTGTATTTGGCATGTCAATCAGAAATTTTGCTACAAACATAAAGCGGGAAGAAATTGAAGAACAACTTCCATTGCTATTTTCACTCGGTGCGGCAATTAATGTTATGAAGGTTATTAGTCCTGAAATAGCTCCTGAAAACAGTATCATACTCGCTACTGATTTTCTTCATCAGAATAATTATTCTGAAAGAGTTAACATAGGCATAGAATATACTTACATGAACATGGTTTCATTACGTGGAGGTTATCAGACAAACAGGGATTTGGCTTCGTGGTCGGGCGGTATTGGACTTCACACTTCATTAAGCGGATATGATGTGTCGGTTAGTTATTCATATTCCAGCTTTGAAGTTTTTAATAGTGTTAACAGGCTCTCGGTTTCTTTCTCGTTCTAA